A stretch of Gasterosteus aculeatus chromosome 4, fGasAcu3.hap1.1, whole genome shotgun sequence DNA encodes these proteins:
- the rlim gene encoding E3 ubiquitin-protein ligase RLIM isoform X2, which translates to MEGSDSLEQSGGDQPESQRRRQRDRLDREEAFYQFVNNLSDEDYRLMRDNNLLGTPGEVTEDELFSRLQQIKDGPDQHSNNTNAPSTESVEDPVEPPENSEDPANGDSLLDWLNTVRRTGNTTRTGHRGNQSWRAVSQTNPNSGDFRFSLEISVNRNLAEQQAAGEGEQESQESPEGQEVVANGDPQGSVADPQGSVADPQGSVADPQGSVAEPQLSVAEPQLSVAEPQLSVAEPQLSVAEPQLSVAEPQLSVAEPQLSVAEPQLSVSEPQLSVAEPQVTVADPQLTVAEPQISIADPNRTMTEPQFPMADSAVSMADPAVSIAEQQVPMELEVVEEPVVEELGVIVEPQPELQDVSQEMFGEPPWSPVTLTVQPPLSPLPRRGQRRARSPSPEPRRTRARTARSRSPLNLDQRNSNNAHSAQGLDSPTNTPLVPQMEGSSRTRQHVPSRQSTADSDVQPSRAGAETVPEPGNMASQEGEAAVGEGAAAGRRPPTIMLDLQVRRVRPGEYRQRDSIASRTRSRSQNSNNTFLYESERGGFRRTFSRSERAGVRTYVSTIRIPIRRISDAGLGEATSMALQSMIRQIMTGFGELGYLMDSDSDSSDSNRGASTPADVAEALNHPDATPAPVADVDEAPVATGVRARTAESEIDDGLSTAPPPSGGRARPRPPISLEEPSSLPFLRLAHFFLLNDDDEDQPQGLTKEQIDNLAMRNFGESDALKTCSVCITEYAEGNKLRKLPCSHEYHVHCIDRWLSENSTCPICRRAVLVSANRESVV; encoded by the exons ATGGAAGGGTCCGACAGTCTAGAGCAGAGTGGCGGTGACCAGCCAGAGTCACAACGCAGGAGGCAGCGGGACCGCCTGGACAGGGAGGAGGCCTTCTACCAGTTTGTCAACAATCTAAGTGACGAGGACTATCGTCTCATGAGGGACAACAATCTATTGGGCACCCCGG GAGAGGTGACAGAGGATGAGCTGTTTAGTAGACTTCAGCAAATAAAGGATGGTCCAGATCAGCATAGTAACAATACTAATGCTCCCAGCACTGAAAGTGTAGAAGATCCAGTTG AACCACCAGAAAACTCTGAGGATCCTGCCAATGGGGACAGTCTCTTAGATTGGCTGAACACCGTGAGGCGCACAGGCAACACAACCAGAACTGGTCATCGTGGAAACCAGTCATGGCGGGCCGTAAGCCAGACCAATCCAAACAGTGGCGATTTTCGCTTCAGCCTGGAAATCAGTGTGAATCGCAATCTGGCTGAACAGCAGGCAGCTGGGGAAGGGGAACAAGAGTCTCAAGAGTCTCCAGAGGGTCAAGAAGTGGTGGCAAATGGTGATCCCCAG GGGTCCGTTGCGGATCCCCAGGGGTCCGTTGCGGATCCCCAGGGGTCCGTTGCGGATCCCCAGGGGTCCGTTGCGGAACCCCAGCTGTCTGTTGCGGAACCCCAGCTGTCTGTTGCGGAACCCCAGCTGTCTGTTGCGGAACCCCAGCTGTCTGTTGCGGAACCCCAGCTGTCTGTTGCGGAACCCCAGCTGTCTGTTGCGGAACCCCAGCTGTCTGTTGCGGAACCCCAGCTGTCCGTTTCGGAACCCCAGCTGTCCGTTGCGGAACCGCAGGTGACCGTTGCTGATCCCCAGCTGACCGTTGCTGAACCCCAGATAAGCATTGCCGATCCCAATAGGACCATGACCGAACCCCAGTTTCCCATGGCTGATTCCGCGGTGTCCATGGCTGATCCTGCAGTGTCCATTGCAGAACAACAGGTGCCCATGGAGTTAGAAGTAGTGGAGGAACCCGTGGTTGAGGAATTGGGTGTCATAGTGGAACCACAGCCTGAATTACAAGATGTTTCACAAGAGATGTTTGGAGAACCACCCTGGTCACCTGTCACCCTAACTGTACAGCCACCGCTTTCTCCTTTACCACGCAGAGGACAAAGGAGAGCCCGCAGCCCCAGTCCAGAGCCTCGCAGGACTAGGGCACGTACAGCCAGGAGCCGCTCCCCTCTCAATCTGGATCAACGTAATTCAAATAATGCTCACAGTGCTCAAGGCCTCGACTCTCCCACAAATACGCCTCTTGTGCCTCAAATGGAGGGCAGTTCTCGGACTCGACAACATGTTCCTTCTAGGCAAAGCACTGCTGACAGTGATGTTCAACCATCTCGGGCGGGTGCAGAAACGGTCCCAGAGCCCGGAAATATGGCATCTCAggaaggagaagctgctgtgggTGAAGGGGCTGCAGCAGGGCGCCGTCCCCCTACTATTATGCTTGATCTCCAGGTGCGCCGTGTGCGTCCAGGCGAATATCGCCAAAGAGACAGCATTGCCAGTCGAACGCGCTCACGCTCTCAGAACTCGAACAACACATTCCTTTATGAGAGTGAACGTGGTGGATTTCGTAGGACTTTCTCACGCTCTGAGCGTGCTGGTGTGAGGACCTACGTTAGCACTATTCGCATCCCTATCCGAAGAATCTCTGATGCAGGTTTGGGAGAGGCAACCTCAATGGCTCTTCAATCTATGATTAGGCAGATAATGACTGGCTTCGGTGAACTTGGCTACCTCATGGATTCAGACTCTGACTCTTCAGATTCAAACCGTGGAGCCAGCACACCTGCAGATGTAGCTGAAGCCCTCAACCACCCAGATGCTACTCCTGCTCCTGTTGCTGATGTTGATGAGGCACCTGTGGCTACAGGAGTCAGAGCAAGGACAGCTGAATCTGAAATTGATGACGGCCTTTCAACTGCTCCACCGCCCTCTGGGGGAAGGGCTCGACCTAGACCGCCTATCAGCCTGGAGGAGCCAAGCTCATTGCCCTTCCTCCGTCTTGCCCATTTCTTCCTCCTGAATGATGATGACGAGGACCAGCCCCAAGGGCTAACCAAAGAGCAGATTGACAACCTCGCAATGCGCAACTTTGGTGAGAGTGATGCCTTGAAGACTTGCAGTGTATGCATAACAGAATATGCGGAAGGTAACAAGCTACGTAAGCTGCCCTGCTCTCACGAGTATCACGTGCACTGCATTGATCGCTGGCTCTCCGAAAACTCCACTTGCCCCATCTGCCGCAGGGCTGTCTTGGTATCGGCCAACAGAGAGAGTGTGGTGTAG
- the rlim gene encoding E3 ubiquitin-protein ligase RLIM isoform X1, producing the protein MEGSDSLEQSGGDQPESQRRRQRDRLDREEAFYQFVNNLSDEDYRLMRDNNLLGTPGEVTEDELFSRLQQIKDGPDQHSNNTNAPSTESVEDPVEPPENSEDPANGDSLLDWLNTVRRTGNTTRTGHRGNQSWRAVSQTNPNSGDFRFSLEISVNRNLAEQQAAGEGEQESQESPEGQEVVANGDPQVSVADPQGSVADPQGSVADPQGSVADPQGSVADPQGSVADPQGSVAEPQLSVAEPQLSVAEPQLSVAEPQLSVAEPQLSVAEPQLSVAEPQLSVAEPQLSVSEPQLSVAEPQVTVADPQLTVAEPQISIADPNRTMTEPQFPMADSAVSMADPAVSIAEQQVPMELEVVEEPVVEELGVIVEPQPELQDVSQEMFGEPPWSPVTLTVQPPLSPLPRRGQRRARSPSPEPRRTRARTARSRSPLNLDQRNSNNAHSAQGLDSPTNTPLVPQMEGSSRTRQHVPSRQSTADSDVQPSRAGAETVPEPGNMASQEGEAAVGEGAAAGRRPPTIMLDLQVRRVRPGEYRQRDSIASRTRSRSQNSNNTFLYESERGGFRRTFSRSERAGVRTYVSTIRIPIRRISDAGLGEATSMALQSMIRQIMTGFGELGYLMDSDSDSSDSNRGASTPADVAEALNHPDATPAPVADVDEAPVATGVRARTAESEIDDGLSTAPPPSGGRARPRPPISLEEPSSLPFLRLAHFFLLNDDDEDQPQGLTKEQIDNLAMRNFGESDALKTCSVCITEYAEGNKLRKLPCSHEYHVHCIDRWLSENSTCPICRRAVLVSANRESVV; encoded by the exons ATGGAAGGGTCCGACAGTCTAGAGCAGAGTGGCGGTGACCAGCCAGAGTCACAACGCAGGAGGCAGCGGGACCGCCTGGACAGGGAGGAGGCCTTCTACCAGTTTGTCAACAATCTAAGTGACGAGGACTATCGTCTCATGAGGGACAACAATCTATTGGGCACCCCGG GAGAGGTGACAGAGGATGAGCTGTTTAGTAGACTTCAGCAAATAAAGGATGGTCCAGATCAGCATAGTAACAATACTAATGCTCCCAGCACTGAAAGTGTAGAAGATCCAGTTG AACCACCAGAAAACTCTGAGGATCCTGCCAATGGGGACAGTCTCTTAGATTGGCTGAACACCGTGAGGCGCACAGGCAACACAACCAGAACTGGTCATCGTGGAAACCAGTCATGGCGGGCCGTAAGCCAGACCAATCCAAACAGTGGCGATTTTCGCTTCAGCCTGGAAATCAGTGTGAATCGCAATCTGGCTGAACAGCAGGCAGCTGGGGAAGGGGAACAAGAGTCTCAAGAGTCTCCAGAGGGTCAAGAAGTGGTGGCAAATGGTGATCCCCAGGTGTCCGTTGCGGATCCCCAGGGGTCCGTTGCGGATCCCCAGGGGTCCGTTGCGGATCCCCAGGGGTCCGTTGCGGATCCCCAGGGGTCCGTTGCGGATCCCCAGGGGTCCGTTGCGGATCCCCAGGGGTCCGTTGCGGAACCCCAGCTGTCTGTTGCGGAACCCCAGCTGTCTGTTGCGGAACCCCAGCTGTCTGTTGCGGAACCCCAGCTGTCTGTTGCGGAACCCCAGCTGTCTGTTGCGGAACCCCAGCTGTCTGTTGCGGAACCCCAGCTGTCTGTTGCGGAACCCCAGCTGTCCGTTTCGGAACCCCAGCTGTCCGTTGCGGAACCGCAGGTGACCGTTGCTGATCCCCAGCTGACCGTTGCTGAACCCCAGATAAGCATTGCCGATCCCAATAGGACCATGACCGAACCCCAGTTTCCCATGGCTGATTCCGCGGTGTCCATGGCTGATCCTGCAGTGTCCATTGCAGAACAACAGGTGCCCATGGAGTTAGAAGTAGTGGAGGAACCCGTGGTTGAGGAATTGGGTGTCATAGTGGAACCACAGCCTGAATTACAAGATGTTTCACAAGAGATGTTTGGAGAACCACCCTGGTCACCTGTCACCCTAACTGTACAGCCACCGCTTTCTCCTTTACCACGCAGAGGACAAAGGAGAGCCCGCAGCCCCAGTCCAGAGCCTCGCAGGACTAGGGCACGTACAGCCAGGAGCCGCTCCCCTCTCAATCTGGATCAACGTAATTCAAATAATGCTCACAGTGCTCAAGGCCTCGACTCTCCCACAAATACGCCTCTTGTGCCTCAAATGGAGGGCAGTTCTCGGACTCGACAACATGTTCCTTCTAGGCAAAGCACTGCTGACAGTGATGTTCAACCATCTCGGGCGGGTGCAGAAACGGTCCCAGAGCCCGGAAATATGGCATCTCAggaaggagaagctgctgtgggTGAAGGGGCTGCAGCAGGGCGCCGTCCCCCTACTATTATGCTTGATCTCCAGGTGCGCCGTGTGCGTCCAGGCGAATATCGCCAAAGAGACAGCATTGCCAGTCGAACGCGCTCACGCTCTCAGAACTCGAACAACACATTCCTTTATGAGAGTGAACGTGGTGGATTTCGTAGGACTTTCTCACGCTCTGAGCGTGCTGGTGTGAGGACCTACGTTAGCACTATTCGCATCCCTATCCGAAGAATCTCTGATGCAGGTTTGGGAGAGGCAACCTCAATGGCTCTTCAATCTATGATTAGGCAGATAATGACTGGCTTCGGTGAACTTGGCTACCTCATGGATTCAGACTCTGACTCTTCAGATTCAAACCGTGGAGCCAGCACACCTGCAGATGTAGCTGAAGCCCTCAACCACCCAGATGCTACTCCTGCTCCTGTTGCTGATGTTGATGAGGCACCTGTGGCTACAGGAGTCAGAGCAAGGACAGCTGAATCTGAAATTGATGACGGCCTTTCAACTGCTCCACCGCCCTCTGGGGGAAGGGCTCGACCTAGACCGCCTATCAGCCTGGAGGAGCCAAGCTCATTGCCCTTCCTCCGTCTTGCCCATTTCTTCCTCCTGAATGATGATGACGAGGACCAGCCCCAAGGGCTAACCAAAGAGCAGATTGACAACCTCGCAATGCGCAACTTTGGTGAGAGTGATGCCTTGAAGACTTGCAGTGTATGCATAACAGAATATGCGGAAGGTAACAAGCTACGTAAGCTGCCCTGCTCTCACGAGTATCACGTGCACTGCATTGATCGCTGGCTCTCCGAAAACTCCACTTGCCCCATCTGCCGCAGGGCTGTCTTGGTATCGGCCAACAGAGAGAGTGTGGTGTAG
- the LOC120817037 gene encoding glyoxalase domain-containing protein 5 isoform X1: protein MANHVLQQVHSAQVEKPGRDRVTPPGRMALLRAGTPLLHLQRNRLNTVSIQTLGVRLKQTCPIQVSHLDHLVLTVKSVPDTINFYSSVLGMEVVTFKGTRKALTFGQQKFNLHQLGQEFEPKAKHPTPGSADLCLITSTPLATVAAHLKVCGVQIEEGPVERTGAVGNIASLYFRDPDHNLIEVSNYNQSTLQETS, encoded by the exons ATGGCCAACCACGTGTTGCAGCAGGTTCACAGTGCACAGGTGGAGAAACCCGGAAGAGACCGTGTCACACCGCCGGGAAGGATGGCGCTGCTGAGGGCGGGGACTCCGTTGTTGCACCTTCAGAGGAACCGTCTCAAT ACTGTCTCCATCCAAACACTTGGAGTGAGATTAAAACAAACGTGTCCAATTCAAGTGAGCCATCTCGATCATTTGGTTCTTACAGTGAAAAGTGTACCAGACACCATCAACTTCTATTCCTCTGTCCTTGGCATGGAGGTCGTCACTTTCAAG GGAACCCGCAAGGCCCTGACATTTGGGCAGCAGAAGTTTAACCTTCACCAGCTGGGTCAGGAGTTTGAGCCCAAAGCCAAACATCCAACTCCAGGTTCTGCAGATCTGTGCCTCATCACCAGCACCCCCCTGGCTACCGTAGCTGCACATCTGAAG GTTTGTGGTGTGCAGATCGAGGAGGGCCCAGTGGAAAGGACCGGAGCAGTGGGAAACATCGCCTCTCTTTACTTTAGAGATCCAGACCACAATCTCATTGAAGTGTCAAACTATAACCAGTCAACATTACAGGAAACTTCTTAA
- the LOC120817037 gene encoding glyoxalase domain-containing protein 5 isoform X2 — MANHVLQQVHSAQVEKPGRDRVTPPGRMALLRAGTPLLHLQRNRLNTVSIQTLGVRLKQTCPIQGTRKALTFGQQKFNLHQLGQEFEPKAKHPTPGSADLCLITSTPLATVAAHLKVCGVQIEEGPVERTGAVGNIASLYFRDPDHNLIEVSNYNQSTLQETS; from the exons ATGGCCAACCACGTGTTGCAGCAGGTTCACAGTGCACAGGTGGAGAAACCCGGAAGAGACCGTGTCACACCGCCGGGAAGGATGGCGCTGCTGAGGGCGGGGACTCCGTTGTTGCACCTTCAGAGGAACCGTCTCAAT ACTGTCTCCATCCAAACACTTGGAGTGAGATTAAAACAAACGTGTCCAATTCAA GGAACCCGCAAGGCCCTGACATTTGGGCAGCAGAAGTTTAACCTTCACCAGCTGGGTCAGGAGTTTGAGCCCAAAGCCAAACATCCAACTCCAGGTTCTGCAGATCTGTGCCTCATCACCAGCACCCCCCTGGCTACCGTAGCTGCACATCTGAAG GTTTGTGGTGTGCAGATCGAGGAGGGCCCAGTGGAAAGGACCGGAGCAGTGGGAAACATCGCCTCTCTTTACTTTAGAGATCCAGACCACAATCTCATTGAAGTGTCAAACTATAACCAGTCAACATTACAGGAAACTTCTTAA